In Burkholderia sp. GAS332, one DNA window encodes the following:
- a CDS encoding thiol:disulfide interchange protein DsbD, whose translation MFNGLNRRARHALRTVFFLFGCLIFAQFGTLAHAADDFLDPAVAFKFSAAEKPGEVDVTYKIADGYYMYRERFAFATRNGTTTIGEPQLPAGHVKFDQTFNKNVETYRDELTIRIPVKQAQGPFDLVVTSQGCADAGICYPPMDRVYHVSGEALQPADSAATASTQQSAGAGAPWYERATSADYAQSLLQGGGFFAIIGLYFVAGAVLSLLPCSYPMIPILSAIIIGEGTRVTRARGFALSLAYVIGMALVYTALGIAAALVGQSLGAWLQNPWVLGTFGVLLTVFALTLIAGFDIALPQRWQDGVSRASTGRSGGKFAAVAVMGALSALVVGACMTAPLFAVLAFIAHTGNALLGGAALFSMGLGLGVPLLIIGLGAGTLLPRAGAWMDGVKVFFGVVLLAAALWIVWPVLSATATMLLSALWLLIAAAGLGLFSAPAAGASVWRRLGRGIGAALAIWAAVLLVGLAAGSSDPLRPLAVLAARGGEDASVANAANKPNTASQSDLTFAAVRSSAQLDEAVKTAAQPAMLDFYADWCVSCKEMEKFTFSDPRVQAKLKQMNLLRADVTANNADDQMLLKRFSLFGPPGIIFFDQGGKEVLRVVGYESADKFLHTLDRASAPGA comes from the coding sequence ATGTTTAACGGTCTTAATCGGCGTGCACGCCATGCGTTGCGCACAGTCTTTTTCCTGTTCGGTTGCCTGATCTTCGCTCAGTTCGGCACGCTTGCGCACGCCGCGGACGACTTCCTCGATCCCGCCGTCGCCTTCAAATTCAGCGCGGCTGAGAAACCCGGCGAAGTCGACGTTACCTACAAGATTGCGGACGGCTACTACATGTACCGGGAGCGCTTCGCGTTCGCGACCCGCAACGGCACGACGACGATCGGCGAGCCACAATTGCCGGCCGGCCACGTCAAGTTCGATCAGACTTTCAACAAGAACGTCGAAACGTATCGCGATGAGCTGACGATCCGCATCCCGGTGAAACAGGCTCAGGGGCCGTTCGACTTGGTTGTCACGTCGCAAGGCTGCGCCGATGCTGGCATCTGCTATCCACCGATGGACCGCGTGTATCACGTGAGCGGCGAGGCTTTGCAGCCGGCCGACAGTGCAGCGACTGCCTCTACGCAGCAATCCGCAGGGGCTGGCGCCCCGTGGTATGAGCGTGCCACCAGCGCCGATTACGCCCAATCGCTGCTGCAAGGTGGCGGCTTCTTCGCGATCATCGGGCTCTATTTCGTGGCCGGCGCCGTGCTCAGTCTGCTGCCATGCTCATACCCGATGATTCCGATCCTGTCGGCGATCATCATTGGCGAGGGCACGCGGGTGACGCGTGCCCGCGGCTTTGCGTTGTCGCTGGCGTACGTGATCGGTATGGCCCTCGTGTACACGGCGCTTGGCATTGCGGCGGCGCTGGTTGGGCAAAGCCTTGGCGCGTGGCTGCAGAACCCGTGGGTGCTCGGTACGTTCGGCGTCCTGCTGACCGTTTTCGCGCTGACCCTGATCGCGGGCTTCGACATCGCGTTGCCGCAGCGCTGGCAGGATGGCGTGTCGCGCGCGTCGACGGGGCGTTCCGGCGGCAAGTTTGCCGCAGTGGCCGTCATGGGCGCGCTGTCCGCGTTAGTGGTCGGCGCTTGCATGACCGCGCCGCTCTTTGCCGTGCTGGCGTTCATCGCGCACACAGGCAACGCGTTACTCGGTGGCGCGGCGCTGTTCTCGATGGGACTCGGTCTCGGCGTACCGCTGCTTATCATCGGTCTTGGTGCCGGTACTTTGCTGCCGCGCGCCGGCGCGTGGATGGACGGCGTCAAGGTGTTTTTCGGCGTGGTGCTGCTTGCCGCGGCCCTGTGGATCGTCTGGCCGGTGCTCAGTGCGACAGCGACGATGCTGTTGAGTGCGTTGTGGCTGCTGATCGCCGCCGCAGGACTCGGTCTTTTCTCGGCCCCAGCCGCGGGCGCGTCAGTGTGGCGGCGGCTCGGCCGTGGTATCGGCGCGGCGCTGGCAATCTGGGCGGCAGTACTGCTGGTGGGCCTGGCTGCGGGTTCCTCCGATCCATTGCGTCCGCTAGCTGTCCTAGCCGCGCGTGGCGGTGAGGATGCTAGCGTGGCAAATGCCGCCAATAAGCCAAATACGGCGTCACAGAGCGATCTGACGTTCGCTGCGGTTCGCTCCTCGGCCCAACTCGACGAGGCCGTCAAAACGGCTGCGCAGCCCGCTATGCTCGATTTTTACGCAGACTGGTGCGTGAGTTGCAAAGAAATGGAGAAGTTCACGTTTAGCGATCCGCGCGTTCAGGCGAAATTGAAGCAAATGAACCTGCTGCGCGCCGATGTCACCGCGAATAACGCCGACGATCAAATGCTGCTCAAGCGTTTCAGCCTGTTTGGGCCGCCTGGGATCATCTTCTTCGATCAAGGCGGCAAGGAAGTGTTGCGCGTCGTCGGATACGAGTCTGCCGACAAGTTCTTGCACACCCTCGATCGCGCGAGTGCGCCCGGGGCGTAA
- a CDS encoding porphobilinogen synthase, with translation MSFFPHFRPRRMRRDDFSRRLMRENILTTNDLIYPVFIVEGTNVRQAVPSMPGVERVSVDLLMGVAEQCVELGVPVLSLFPAIEPSLKTPDGREATNPAGLIPRAVRELKKNFPDLGVLTDVALDPYTSHGQDGVLDEAGYVINDETVEILVEQARAQAEAGVDIVAPSDMMDGRIGAIREMLESEGYIHTRIMAYSAKFASAFYGPFRDAVGSATNLGKGNKMTYQMDPANSNEALREVQADIDEGADMVMVKPGMPYLDIVRRVKDEFKFPTYVYQVSGEYAMLKAAAQNGWLDHDKAMMESLLAFKRAGADGVLTYFALDAARILRSQK, from the coding sequence ATGAGCTTCTTTCCGCACTTCCGTCCGCGCCGCATGCGCCGTGACGACTTCTCGCGCCGCCTGATGCGAGAAAACATCCTCACCACCAACGATCTGATTTACCCGGTGTTCATCGTCGAAGGTACCAACGTGCGGCAAGCCGTACCGTCGATGCCGGGCGTCGAGCGCGTGTCTGTGGATCTGCTGATGGGCGTGGCCGAGCAATGCGTCGAGTTGGGCGTGCCGGTGCTGTCGCTCTTTCCGGCGATCGAGCCTTCCTTGAAAACGCCCGATGGCCGCGAAGCGACCAACCCGGCTGGCTTGATCCCCCGCGCGGTTCGCGAACTGAAAAAGAACTTCCCCGATCTGGGCGTGCTCACCGACGTCGCGCTGGATCCGTACACGAGCCACGGTCAGGACGGCGTACTCGACGAGGCCGGCTATGTGATCAACGACGAGACCGTCGAGATCCTGGTTGAACAGGCGCGCGCACAGGCTGAAGCGGGCGTCGATATCGTCGCGCCCTCGGACATGATGGACGGCCGTATCGGCGCGATCCGCGAAATGCTCGAGAGCGAGGGCTATATCCACACGCGGATCATGGCTTACTCCGCCAAATTCGCGTCGGCGTTTTACGGCCCGTTCCGCGATGCCGTCGGTTCCGCGACGAATCTCGGCAAGGGCAACAAGATGACCTACCAGATGGACCCGGCCAATTCGAATGAAGCGCTGCGCGAAGTGCAAGCGGACATCGACGAAGGCGCGGATATGGTGATGGTCAAGCCTGGCATGCCGTATCTGGACATCGTGCGTCGTGTGAAGGACGAGTTCAAATTCCCGACTTATGTGTACCAGGTAAGCGGCGAATACGCCATGCTGAAAGCGGCGGCGCAGAACGGCTGGCTGGATCACGACAAGGCGATGATGGAATCGCTGCTGGCGTTCAAGCGGGCTGGCGCGGATGGCGTGCTGACCTACTTCGCGCTGGATGCCGCGCGGATTTTGCGCTCGCAGAAGTGA
- a CDS encoding cell division checkpoint GTPase YihA: MSSFLLHQSRFFTTVNHLRDLPATAQPEICFAGRSNAGKSTAINILCNQKRLAFASKTPGRTQHINYFSVGKADEPTAHLVDLPGYGYAEVPGAAKAHWEALLSTYLQSRSQLRGMILMMDSRRPLTDLDRRMIEWFAPTGKPIHTLLTKCDKLTRQESVNALRATQKGLAEYRANGYQGELTAQLFSALKRVGIDEAHELIESWLIPEAKGETDAPQ; the protein is encoded by the coding sequence ATGTCTTCCTTCCTGCTCCACCAATCCCGCTTTTTCACGACCGTCAATCACCTGCGTGATCTGCCGGCCACTGCGCAACCCGAGATCTGCTTTGCCGGACGCTCGAATGCGGGCAAGTCGACGGCCATCAATATTCTGTGCAATCAGAAGCGCCTCGCCTTCGCCAGTAAGACGCCGGGCCGCACGCAGCACATCAATTATTTCTCGGTGGGCAAGGCGGATGAGCCGACTGCGCACCTGGTCGACCTGCCGGGCTACGGTTATGCGGAAGTGCCGGGTGCAGCCAAGGCTCACTGGGAAGCGCTGCTCTCCACCTACCTGCAGTCGCGCTCGCAACTGCGCGGCATGATCCTGATGATGGACTCGCGCCGCCCGTTGACGGATCTGGACCGGCGGATGATCGAGTGGTTCGCGCCGACCGGCAAGCCGATCCACACGCTGCTGACGAAGTGCGACAAATTGACGCGTCAGGAAAGTGTGAATGCGCTGCGCGCAACGCAGAAGGGTCTGGCTGAATATCGCGCCAACGGCTACCAGGGCGAACTGACCGCGCAGCTGTTTTCGGCGCTCAAGCGCGTTGGTATCGACGAGGCGCACGAGCTGATCGAAAGCTGGCTGATCCCCGAGGCGAAGGGCGAAACGGACGCACCGCAGTAA
- a CDS encoding cytochrome c biogenesis protein produces the protein MSVTTSGLQSKSGNRIARSIIEVLSSMRFAIALLVILSIASIIGTVLTQDDPYPNYVNQFGPFWADIFRSLSLYTVYSSWWFMLILGFLMVSVSLCVIRNAPKVVADVKSWKDKVREGSLRAFHHKGEFAVHGTRAQTTAVLAKLSAKLGYKFVTRESEGATLIAAKRGALTKFGYISAHIAIVVICLGGLLDSNLPIKLQMWLFDKSPIRANTVINDIPPEHRLSQSNPTFRGYAWVPEGQHVSTAILNQPDGSLIQDLPFSIELNKFIVDYYSTGMPKLFASDIVVVDHKTGARVPARVEVNKPFTYDGVSIYQSSFQDGGSQMQMTAYPMSGASAKTAPFGGTIGSNAPLSTATPLADGQTVEFTDFRAINVENISNGSGQNDARGVAAHRTLKEAFDERLGSGAKTSKPLDLHNVGPSVQYKVRDKDGQAREYNNYMLPVDVGGEKMFLAGMRLNPDDPFRYLRIPADTGGTVKEWMNLRATLENPAMRAAAAHRFALRSVPGNAELQQHLEESALRVLTLFAGADNSIKMPNGQTVGGFQAIAGFIDQSVPKGEQEKAAGLLLRMLEGATWDLWQLSREQLGEPDAQPNADASRFIQSSINAISDSFLYGSPVYLQLDSFKQVQASVFQLTRAPGKKVVYLGSLLLVLGIFSMFYVRERRLWFWLKDTDHGTNVVMAMSSARKTLDFEKEFVQTRDAVGAALGAKLTEASDASGTAGAPSARSQDSTR, from the coding sequence ATGAGCGTCACCACGTCGGGTTTGCAGTCGAAGTCGGGCAATCGCATCGCGCGCAGCATCATCGAAGTATTGAGTTCGATGCGTTTCGCCATTGCGCTGCTCGTGATTCTGTCGATCGCCAGCATCATCGGCACCGTCCTCACGCAGGACGACCCCTATCCCAACTACGTCAATCAGTTCGGCCCGTTCTGGGCGGACATCTTCCGCTCGCTGAGCCTGTACACGGTGTACAGCTCGTGGTGGTTCATGCTGATTCTCGGCTTCCTGATGGTGTCGGTGTCGCTGTGCGTGATCCGCAATGCCCCGAAAGTGGTCGCGGACGTCAAGAGCTGGAAGGACAAGGTCCGCGAAGGCAGCTTGCGCGCGTTTCATCACAAGGGCGAATTTGCGGTGCACGGTACCCGCGCGCAGACCACGGCGGTGCTCGCCAAGCTGTCGGCCAAGCTCGGCTACAAGTTCGTCACACGTGAGTCGGAGGGGGCGACCCTGATCGCCGCCAAGCGCGGCGCGCTGACCAAGTTCGGCTACATCTCCGCGCATATTGCGATCGTGGTGATCTGTCTGGGCGGTCTGCTCGACAGCAATCTGCCGATCAAGCTGCAAATGTGGCTGTTCGACAAGTCGCCGATCCGCGCCAACACGGTGATCAACGACATTCCGCCGGAACATCGCCTGTCGCAATCGAACCCGACTTTCCGCGGTTACGCATGGGTGCCGGAAGGGCAACATGTGTCGACGGCGATCCTGAATCAGCCGGACGGCTCGCTGATCCAGGACCTGCCGTTCTCGATCGAGCTGAACAAGTTCATCGTCGACTACTATTCGACCGGCATGCCGAAGCTGTTCGCGAGCGACATCGTCGTGGTCGACCATAAGACGGGTGCGCGCGTGCCGGCGCGCGTCGAAGTGAACAAGCCGTTCACCTACGACGGCGTGTCGATCTACCAGTCGAGCTTCCAGGACGGCGGCTCGCAGATGCAGATGACCGCGTACCCGATGTCCGGTGCGAGCGCGAAGACCGCGCCGTTCGGCGGCACGATCGGCAGCAACGCGCCGTTGAGCACGGCCACACCGCTGGCCGACGGCCAAACGGTCGAATTCACCGATTTCCGCGCGATCAACGTCGAAAACATCTCCAACGGCAGCGGCCAGAACGATGCGCGTGGCGTCGCCGCGCATCGCACGCTGAAAGAAGCGTTCGACGAGCGCCTCGGCTCCGGTGCCAAAACCTCCAAGCCGCTCGATCTGCATAACGTCGGCCCGTCGGTGCAGTACAAGGTGCGCGACAAGGACGGCCAGGCGCGCGAGTACAACAACTACATGTTGCCGGTGGACGTAGGCGGCGAAAAGATGTTCCTCGCCGGCATGCGCCTGAATCCGGACGACCCATTCCGCTACCTGCGTATTCCCGCCGACACCGGTGGGACCGTCAAGGAATGGATGAACCTGCGCGCCACGCTTGAAAATCCGGCCATGCGCGCCGCGGCCGCCCACCGTTTCGCGCTGCGCTCGGTGCCGGGTAATGCCGAACTGCAGCAGCATCTGGAAGAAAGCGCGCTGCGTGTCCTGACCCTGTTTGCCGGCGCGGACAACAGTATCAAGATGCCGAACGGGCAGACGGTCGGCGGCTTCCAGGCCATTGCCGGTTTCATCGACCAATCGGTGCCGAAGGGCGAGCAGGAAAAGGCCGCGGGCCTGCTGCTGCGCATGCTGGAAGGTGCGACGTGGGACCTGTGGCAACTGTCGCGTGAGCAGTTGGGCGAGCCGGACGCGCAGCCCAATGCGGACGCGAGCCGCTTCATCCAAAGCTCGATCAATGCGATATCCGACAGCTTTTTGTATGGTTCGCCGGTCTATTTACAGCTTGACTCATTCAAGCAGGTGCAAGCTTCGGTATTTCAGTTGACGCGCGCGCCGGGCAAAAAAGTCGTGTATCTTGGCAGCCTGCTCCTCGTGTTGGGCATCTTCTCGATGTTCTACGTCCGCGAACGGCGCCTCTGGTTCTGGCTGAAAGATACCGATCACGGCACGAATGTCGTGATGGCGATGTCGAGCGCGCGTAAAACGCTCGATTTCGAGAAGGAGTTCGTCCAAACGCGCGACGCTGTCGGCGCCGCGCTGGGCGCCAAACTCACTGAAGCATCCGACGCCTCCGGCACTGCCGGCGCGCCGTCCGCACGCTCACAAGATTCGACCCGGTAA
- a CDS encoding cytochrome c-type biogenesis protein CcsB: MDLTQVSSSSSSSPSRPTRAFASETLNVAQYDERPFLKRLGVVDWLFAVVMVAGAGFALSRYHPFMNYYDKLVLCLAVPVFVVLGWRWKPVRPLMAGIAALSLLAIQIYHGDLSRADSAFFLKYFLSSQSAILWMSALFVFATVFYWIGLLSRSPTGAAIGSKMTWAAVLMGFVGLMVRWYESYLIGADVGHIPISNLYEVFVLFSLITALFYLYYEQHYNTRALGAFVLLVIGAAVGFLMWYSVARDAQQIQPLVPALQSWWMKIHVPANFIGYGSFALSAMVGVAYLAKERGVLADRLPPLDVLDDLMYKSIAVGFAFFTIATILGALWAAEAWGGYWSWDPKETWALIVWLNYAAWLHMRLMKGLRGAVAAWWALTGLLVTTFAFLGVNMFLSGLHSYGKL, encoded by the coding sequence ATGGACTTGACTCAGGTTTCCTCATCCTCCTCTTCGTCACCCTCGCGGCCCACCAGGGCGTTCGCGAGCGAGACACTCAACGTCGCGCAGTATGACGAGCGGCCGTTCCTGAAACGGCTCGGTGTCGTCGACTGGCTGTTCGCCGTCGTGATGGTCGCGGGTGCGGGGTTCGCGCTGTCGCGCTATCACCCGTTCATGAATTACTACGACAAACTGGTGCTGTGCCTGGCAGTGCCGGTGTTCGTGGTGCTCGGCTGGCGCTGGAAGCCCGTGCGTCCGCTGATGGCCGGTATTGCGGCGCTGTCGCTGCTGGCGATTCAGATCTATCACGGCGATCTCAGCCGCGCGGATTCCGCGTTCTTCCTCAAGTATTTCCTCTCGAGCCAGTCCGCGATCCTGTGGATGAGCGCGCTCTTCGTGTTTGCCACCGTTTTCTACTGGATCGGCCTGCTGTCGCGTTCGCCGACGGGCGCCGCGATCGGTTCGAAAATGACGTGGGCCGCCGTGCTGATGGGCTTCGTCGGGTTGATGGTGCGCTGGTACGAGTCGTACCTGATCGGCGCGGACGTCGGCCATATTCCAATCTCGAACCTGTACGAAGTGTTCGTGCTGTTCAGCCTGATCACTGCGCTGTTCTATTTGTACTACGAGCAGCACTACAACACGCGCGCACTCGGCGCCTTCGTGCTCCTCGTGATCGGCGCGGCGGTAGGCTTCCTGATGTGGTACTCGGTCGCTCGCGACGCGCAGCAGATCCAGCCGCTGGTTCCCGCGCTGCAAAGCTGGTGGATGAAGATCCACGTGCCGGCTAACTTCATCGGTTACGGCAGCTTCGCGCTGTCGGCGATGGTCGGCGTCGCCTATCTGGCGAAAGAACGCGGCGTGCTGGCGGACCGCCTGCCGCCGCTCGATGTGCTCGACGACTTGATGTACAAGTCGATCGCCGTCGGCTTCGCGTTCTTCACGATCGCAACGATTCTCGGCGCGCTGTGGGCCGCTGAAGCATGGGGTGGTTACTGGAGCTGGGACCCGAAGGAAACGTGGGCGCTGATCGTCTGGCTGAACTACGCGGCCTGGCTTCACATGCGCTTGATGAAGGGGCTGCGCGGTGCGGTGGCGGCATGGTGGGCGCTGACCGGCCTGCTGGTGACGACCTTCGCGTTCCTCGGCGTCAATATGTTCCTGTCAGGGCTGCATAGCTACGGCAAGCTGTAA
- a CDS encoding sulfoxide reductase catalytic subunit YedY: MWIKRSDRIQLIGDDIARSEITPQRVFENRRRVLQAAGALALGSLIGVNGEALAAYSSPDPKAQKLAAKTNAKFVALDKITPYKDITTYNNYYEFGTDKADPAQNAGTLRPHPWKVSVEGEIKNPKVYDIDELLKLAPLEERVYRLRCVEGWSMVIPWIGVPLSELIKRVQPTGNAKYVQFITLADPSQMPGLSTPVLDWPYTEGLRMDEAMNPLTLLTMGLYGQLLPNQNGAPIRVVVPWKYGFKSAKSLVKIRFLDKQPPTSWNTYASNEYGFYSNVNPNVDHPRWSQATERRIGEDGFFTPKRKTLMFNGYGDQVASLYQGMDLKKNF; this comes from the coding sequence ATGTGGATCAAGCGAAGCGACAGAATTCAACTTATCGGCGACGACATCGCACGCAGCGAAATCACGCCGCAGCGCGTCTTCGAGAACCGGCGGCGCGTGTTGCAGGCGGCCGGCGCGTTAGCACTCGGCAGTCTGATCGGTGTGAATGGCGAAGCGCTGGCGGCGTATTCATCGCCGGATCCGAAGGCGCAGAAGCTCGCAGCGAAGACTAACGCGAAGTTCGTCGCGCTCGACAAGATCACGCCGTACAAGGACATCACCACGTACAACAACTACTACGAGTTCGGCACCGACAAAGCGGATCCCGCGCAGAACGCCGGTACGTTGCGTCCACACCCGTGGAAGGTGAGCGTCGAGGGCGAAATCAAGAATCCGAAGGTGTACGACATCGACGAATTGCTGAAGCTCGCGCCGCTTGAGGAACGTGTGTACAGGTTGCGTTGTGTCGAAGGCTGGTCGATGGTGATTCCGTGGATCGGCGTGCCGCTCTCGGAGTTGATCAAGCGCGTGCAGCCAACCGGCAATGCGAAGTACGTGCAGTTCATCACGCTCGCCGATCCGTCGCAAATGCCCGGCCTCTCGACGCCGGTACTTGACTGGCCGTACACCGAAGGTTTGCGGATGGACGAAGCGATGAATCCGCTGACACTACTGACGATGGGCCTCTACGGCCAGCTGCTCCCGAATCAGAATGGCGCGCCGATCCGTGTGGTGGTGCCCTGGAAGTACGGCTTCAAGAGCGCGAAGTCGCTGGTGAAGATCCGCTTCCTCGACAAGCAGCCGCCGACCAGCTGGAACACGTACGCGTCAAACGAATACGGCTTTTATTCGAATGTGAATCCGAACGTCGATCACCCGCGCTGGAGCCAGGCAACCGAACGGCGCATCGGCGAAGACGGTTTCTTCACCCCCAAACGCAAGACGTTGATGTTCAACGGCTACGGCGACCAGGTCGCATCGCTGTATCAGGGCATGGACCTGAAGAAAAACTTCTAA
- a CDS encoding sulfoxide reductase heme-binding subunit YedZ, whose translation MASDTQPVAQTETRAPRAAQASAAAKRPVSGARWIVPAKIAVFIAAWYPLARIVLFGMNDRLGANPIEFITRSTGLWTLVFLCITLAVTPLRRLTGITALARFRRMLGLYAFFYATLHFITYLWFDKWFDVAAILKDIGKRPFITVGFAAFVLLIALAATSPRAMVRKLGRRWQTLHRAIYAVGGLAILHFWWMRAGKHDLILPKIYGAIMVALLGWRLLVWLRERRLRTR comes from the coding sequence ATGGCTTCCGATACTCAACCTGTTGCTCAAACCGAAACCAGAGCGCCGCGAGCAGCGCAGGCGTCGGCTGCGGCGAAACGTCCCGTAAGCGGCGCGCGCTGGATCGTGCCGGCGAAGATCGCGGTGTTTATCGCGGCGTGGTATCCGCTCGCGCGCATCGTGCTGTTCGGCATGAACGATCGCCTAGGCGCGAATCCGATCGAGTTCATCACGCGCTCGACGGGCCTGTGGACGCTCGTCTTTCTTTGCATCACGTTGGCCGTGACGCCGTTGCGCCGGCTGACGGGCATCACTGCATTGGCCCGGTTTCGCCGGATGCTAGGCCTTTACGCATTCTTTTACGCGACGCTGCATTTCATCACTTACCTGTGGTTCGACAAGTGGTTCGATGTTGCCGCGATTCTCAAGGATATCGGCAAGCGGCCCTTCATTACCGTGGGCTTCGCCGCGTTCGTGCTACTGATCGCGTTGGCCGCGACGTCGCCGCGCGCGATGGTGCGCAAACTGGGACGCCGCTGGCAGACGCTGCATCGCGCGATTTATGCAGTCGGCGGGCTCGCGATTCTGCATTTTTGGTGGATGAGGGCGGGCAAACACGACCTGATTTTGCCGAAGATCTACGGCGCGATCATGGTCGCGTTGTTGGGGTGGCGTTTGCTCGTATGGCTGCGCGAGCGGAGATTAAGGACGCGCTGA
- a CDS encoding diaminopimelate decarboxylase yields the protein MTRSAFDYVDGVLHAEGVSAVSLAEQFGTPLYVYSRAALTEAWNAYAGACAGRHATVHVAVKANSNLAVLNVFARLGAGFDIVSGGELARVLAAGGKAENTVFSGVGKHADEMRQALAAGVKCFNVESIPELDRLNAVAAEMGKKAPVSLRVNPDVDAKTHPYISTGLKSNKFGVAFEDARATYQAAAAMTHLDVVGIDCHIGSQITEVAPYLDAVDKVLELVEQIEQDGVKIRHIDVGGGLGITYDDETPPEIGEFVRTVLDRIEARGHGHREVYFEPGRSLVGNAGVLLTRVEFLKPGAEKNFAIVDAAMTDLARPAMYEAYHAIDAVVKRDVPAHVYDVVGPVCESGDWLGRERLLAVEPGDLLAIRSAGAYGFVMSSNYNTRPRAAEVMVDGTQVHVVRAREEVKQLFAGETILPA from the coding sequence ATGACTCGATCCGCATTTGACTACGTCGACGGCGTGTTGCACGCCGAAGGCGTGTCCGCCGTCTCACTCGCCGAGCAATTCGGTACGCCGCTATACGTCTATTCGCGCGCCGCGCTCACCGAAGCGTGGAATGCGTACGCAGGCGCTTGCGCCGGCCGCCACGCGACCGTGCACGTCGCCGTCAAGGCGAATAGCAATCTCGCGGTGCTGAATGTATTCGCACGCCTCGGCGCCGGCTTCGACATCGTGTCGGGCGGCGAACTGGCGCGCGTACTGGCTGCGGGCGGCAAAGCGGAAAACACCGTGTTTTCCGGCGTCGGCAAGCATGCGGACGAGATGCGTCAGGCACTCGCGGCTGGCGTCAAATGCTTCAACGTCGAATCGATTCCCGAACTCGACCGCCTGAATGCGGTTGCGGCGGAAATGGGCAAAAAAGCGCCCGTCTCGTTGCGCGTGAATCCGGACGTCGACGCAAAAACGCATCCGTATATTTCCACCGGTCTGAAGTCGAACAAGTTCGGCGTCGCGTTCGAAGATGCACGCGCCACGTATCAAGCCGCCGCGGCGATGACGCATCTCGACGTGGTCGGCATCGACTGCCATATCGGCTCGCAGATCACTGAAGTCGCACCGTATCTGGACGCGGTCGACAAGGTTCTCGAACTGGTCGAACAGATCGAGCAGGACGGCGTGAAGATTCGCCACATCGACGTGGGTGGCGGTCTCGGCATCACGTACGACGACGAAACCCCGCCGGAAATCGGCGAGTTCGTACGCACCGTGCTGGATCGTATCGAAGCGCGCGGTCACGGACATCGCGAGGTGTATTTCGAGCCGGGCCGTTCGCTGGTCGGCAATGCCGGTGTGCTGCTGACGCGCGTCGAGTTTCTGAAGCCAGGCGCGGAAAAGAATTTCGCCATCGTCGATGCGGCGATGACCGATCTCGCGCGCCCTGCCATGTACGAGGCCTATCACGCGATCGACGCTGTCGTGAAGCGCGACGTGCCCGCTCACGTGTACGACGTCGTCGGCCCGGTTTGCGAAAGCGGCGACTGGCTGGGTCGTGAGCGTCTGCTGGCGGTCGAACCGGGCGATCTGCTGGCGATTCGCTCCGCTGGCGCGTATGGGTTTGTGATGAGCTCGAACTACAACACCCGTCCGCGTGCGGCCGAGGTGATGGTTGATGGTACACAAGTGCATGTTGTTCGCGCTCGTGAAGAGGTCAAGCAGCTGTTTGCGGGCGAAACCATCTTGCCGGCGTAA
- a CDS encoding CyaY protein → MSDSEYLTRAEAALAAIERALDDTEADIELERSGNVLTLEFENRTKIIVNLQPPMSEIWIAAKAGGFHFRFIDGEWRDTRSGTEFFAALSEYATQQAGEPVHFEA, encoded by the coding sequence ATGTCCGATAGTGAATACCTGACCCGCGCGGAAGCCGCGCTAGCCGCCATCGAACGCGCGCTCGACGACACGGAAGCCGACATCGAACTCGAGCGCAGCGGCAATGTCCTGACCCTCGAATTCGAGAACCGCACGAAGATCATCGTCAACCTGCAGCCGCCGATGAGCGAGATCTGGATTGCCGCGAAAGCGGGCGGGTTCCACTTCCGTTTCATCGACGGTGAGTGGCGCGATACGCGTAGCGGCACGGAGTTTTTCGCCGCGCTGTCGGAGTACGCGACGCAGCAGGCTGGCGAGCCGGTTCACTTCGAGGCATAA